A window of Trichocoleus sp. contains these coding sequences:
- a CDS encoding metal-binding protein, whose translation MPSGRTHDRITLWSLPVVAGLTLAVTHQSPLTLSLCAGFLFGGLMLGPDLDIHSIHYKRWGWLRWIWIPYRGSMRHRSPLSHAPVTGTLLRVVYLLAWLGFFGFAIVAIMNELWHLGWTWEDIGQGMKQILWNYQPEAIGFIVGLELGAFSHYTADWGVSTYKRYKKYGWEGLKSRSSRGKKRKRKR comes from the coding sequence ATGCCCTCTGGTCGGACACACGATCGTATTACTCTCTGGTCGCTCCCTGTCGTCGCCGGTCTGACGCTGGCAGTCACACATCAAAGTCCTCTGACTTTAAGCCTCTGTGCCGGATTTTTATTTGGCGGCTTAATGCTTGGGCCTGATCTCGATATTCATTCTATTCACTACAAACGGTGGGGTTGGTTGCGCTGGATTTGGATTCCCTATCGCGGCAGTATGCGCCATCGATCGCCCCTCTCTCATGCGCCTGTCACAGGAACCTTGCTGCGCGTCGTCTATTTACTGGCATGGCTCGGTTTTTTTGGCTTTGCGATCGTGGCAATTATGAACGAACTCTGGCATCTCGGCTGGACATGGGAAGACATTGGGCAAGGCATGAAACAAATTCTCTGGAATTATCAACCAGAAGCGATCGGTTTCATCGTTGGTTTGGAATTGGGAGCCTTTAGCCACTACACTGCCGACTGGGGCGTCTCCACCTACAAACGGTACAAAAAATACGGTTGGGAAGGATTGAAGTCGCGATCGAGTCGAGGTAAAAAGCGGAAGCGGAAGCGGTGA
- a CDS encoding class II fructose-bisphosphate aldolase: protein MLSSTQELLETARRNVYAIGAFNVYNLEGVKAVLNAAEAALSPVMLQLHPSALKYGKSPLVALCLEAAHAASVPVSVHLDHSTSATDILQALNTGIRSIMADGSPLPYEKNLQFTRDMTQVAHNHGAIVEAEIGRISGTEDGLTIAEKEAKMTDPDQAVEFVQATQVDALAVTIGNVHGEYKSPPRLDFPRLERIRSLLPIPLVLHGASGLPESMISRSIQLGVCKFNVNTEVRQAYMGALKAEVCASGSKDLLEVTGEAIAAMQEVITEKLHLFGSVGKAHFHQTPYAEMLVQNSKR, encoded by the coding sequence ATGCTCAGTTCCACACAAGAACTTCTAGAAACCGCGAGGCGAAATGTCTACGCGATCGGCGCGTTCAATGTCTATAACCTGGAGGGTGTAAAAGCTGTGCTTAATGCAGCCGAGGCAGCCCTAAGCCCGGTGATGCTGCAACTCCATCCCAGTGCGCTGAAATATGGCAAGTCTCCGCTCGTTGCCCTTTGCCTGGAAGCTGCTCATGCAGCCAGCGTTCCGGTTTCTGTCCATCTCGATCACAGCACTTCGGCAACTGATATTCTTCAAGCATTAAATACAGGCATTCGATCGATCATGGCAGATGGTTCTCCCCTGCCCTATGAAAAGAATTTGCAATTCACGCGCGATATGACACAGGTTGCTCATAATCATGGGGCGATCGTGGAAGCGGAGATTGGTCGAATTAGCGGCACAGAAGACGGCTTAACGATTGCCGAAAAAGAAGCCAAAATGACCGATCCTGATCAGGCAGTGGAATTTGTGCAGGCAACTCAGGTAGATGCTTTGGCAGTGACGATCGGCAATGTTCATGGTGAATACAAAAGCCCTCCCCGGCTCGACTTTCCCCGACTCGAACGCATCCGCTCTCTGTTGCCCATCCCGCTGGTTCTACATGGTGCATCTGGCTTACCAGAATCGATGATTAGCCGATCGATTCAACTGGGAGTCTGCAAGTTCAACGTCAACACGGAAGTCCGGCAAGCCTACATGGGGGCACTCAAAGCCGAGGTCTGCGCTTCTGGTTCCAAGGATCTGCTTGAAGTGACGGGTGAAGCGATTGCCGCGATGCAAGAAGTCATCACCGAAAAACTCCACCTCTTCGGCTCCGTCGGCAAAGCCCACTTCCACCAGACCCCCTATGCCGAGATGCTGGTACAGAACTCAAAGAGATAG
- a CDS encoding DUF4079 domain-containing protein, whose protein sequence is MNLPSFLWLWRAAAWSMGLSLFAYFLLGITGSWLLVTRKAGQPRPGWLRPFHFITGGTMVLLVLLLLAIGLVGTIGHYGSLGHSTHLPSGLIVVSLTLFSAWAATQISPERPWARRLHLGTNLVLLLGFAIVTWTGWDVVQKYLP, encoded by the coding sequence TTGAATCTTCCCTCTTTTCTCTGGCTCTGGCGGGCGGCCGCCTGGTCAATGGGGCTATCGCTCTTTGCTTATTTCTTGCTGGGCATCACTGGAAGCTGGCTGTTGGTGACCCGAAAAGCAGGGCAGCCTCGTCCGGGTTGGCTGCGTCCGTTTCATTTCATCACAGGCGGCACAATGGTTCTGCTGGTGTTGCTGCTGTTGGCGATCGGCTTGGTTGGCACGATCGGGCATTATGGTAGCTTGGGGCATTCAACCCACCTGCCTTCTGGTTTGATAGTGGTGAGCCTGACACTCTTTTCTGCCTGGGCTGCGACCCAAATTAGCCCTGAGCGTCCCTGGGCAAGGCGGTTACATCTGGGAACAAATCTTGTGTTGCTGCTGGGCTTTGCGATCGTCACCTGGACAGGTTGGGATGTTGTGCAAAAATATTTGCCTTGA